CACTTTGTATCTTGATTTTACTTCTTGATACCAACCATCAAAGAGAGTGTCCTTTTTTTCTGTAAGGAAGCGGGACTTGATATTTTCTTTCTCTTTTTTAAAATCTTCCTGGGAAGGAAGGATTAGTCTTTCGAGTTTAATAATATGGTATCCTAAAGATGACTTTACTGTTTTACTGATGGAATCTTCTTTTAAAGTAAAAGCTACTTTCATAAAAGCAGGATCTATTTCCCAACCTTGAATAATTTCTTCCTTTAATTTAACCATCTTATTTGGTTCAAAATTAGCAGAGGCCAAGTTTTTAGGGATAATTCCTAAGTATCCTCCTTCTTTTTGGCTAGGAGCATGAGAATATCTCCTGGCTATATCTTTAAAGTTAACCTTCTTATTTTGTAGTTCTTGCCAGATCGATAAAGCCTTTTTATTGGCTATCTTATCAGCTTCTTTAGAGAGAAGCTTAATAATCTCTTCTCTTGCTTCGGATAAACTTTTATATTCTTTCTCTTTTTTCTCTGTAAGTTTAATAATATGGTAGCCAAATTTTGTCTTTACGATATCACTTACTTGGTTAAGTTTTAAAGCAAAAGCTACTTCTTCAAATTCAGGAACCATCGTTTCACGACTAAAATAACCTAAATCTCCTCCCTTATCTTTACTAGGGCAGGCTGAATATTCTTTAGCTAATTTAGAAAAATCTTCTCCTTTTTTAATCATTTCTAAGATCTTAGTAATCTTCTCTTTAGCTTTTTGGTTTTCAATCTTACTGGCTTTAGGGCTAAGCTTAATTAATATATGGCTTGCTCTAATTTGCAGGGGTTTAGTAAATTTATGTTTATTTTTGGTGTAGTAAGTATTGATCATTTCTTCAGTTAAACATTTCTTAGGATCAATTAAGATATGGTAAAGAGATGCCCGAACATACTCTTTTTGATAAAAATCAAATAGTTCTTTTGGGCTAACTTTCACTTGTTCTTTAATAAGCTCTTCGAGCTTTTGAATCGTTAAGCTATTTTTAATTCTTAGTTCTTGGCTATGCCACCAAGCAGCAGGGGCATTTTTTATATAATTATTATAAAAATTCACATCAAATTTACCTTCTTTATCGACAAAAGATTTTTTAATTTGATCAATTATCTCTTGGTCGCTTACTTTAATCCCTTGTTGATGAGCTTCGTTTAATAAGATATGATTATGAATTATATTTTCTACAATAGTCTTTTCTAATTTCAAAAGCATGTCTTTATTAAGACTAACTTTATATAAATTTTGATAAATATCTAAGTATTGTTGATACAAGCTATTAAATTCAGCCGGAGAGATTTCAGTATCATTAATAGAAGCGATCATTGGCTCAGATGATGATTGATAAGTCTTCATTCCCCAAACAAGAAATATAGTCCCTACAAAAGCTACTATTACTATCCATAAGACAACCTTTGTCTTTTTTCTAAGAAGACGTAACATAAATCTCCTATAAATAAAAATATAAGTAAAAATATAAATAAAAAGTTAATAAAGGATATATTATTAATAAAGGATATATTAGATTAAAGGAAAGACTTAAAGTAAGGCTTTTTTCTAAGATAGAGAAGTTTTATTTCAAAAGGAAGATTATTCCTTAATGTCTTTTATCCTTTCATCTTTTAGGTCATCTTTTAGACTTTCAAGTGACTTATCTCTTTCTCTATTCCACTTGACCCAAGAGTCTAAACCTATTGCTTCTTGATCGATTTGAGATTTTTTATAACTTCCATCAGGTGAGATAGTTATCCGTTCCATCTCCTTCACTATTTCACACCACTCCTGGCAAGAAACTTCATGATAAGGCTTGGCTGTTTCTTCGTAAGTTTTAGCTATTTCATATAATCCTTCTTTTTTCTCTATTTTTGTTTCTTTTTTAGGAGGAAGGTTATTTACCCTTACTTCTCCTTGGTAAACATTAACAGAGGTTGAAGAATCTTCCATTACTTTAGCACTAAGGACAGTTCCTCGAATTCCTGCTACCGCAATGGGGGACATTATTTTTATCCTGGCATCTCTATCAATAAGTTTTAAAGTCTTAATCCAGATATCTCCAAACAAGATATTTAATAAATTTTCTTTTTCCTTATTATCTTGAAGATTATCTTGAAGTTTTGAGATTTCTACAGTAGTTAATTCTCCTAAGCGAACTACCGAGAAATTAGAAAGCAAGATTTCAACTAAAGAATCTTTCCATGTCTTTATTTTATCGTGCTTGGAAAGAATTAAGTCAATCTTGGCTTTCTTCCAGGTGGTTTCTCCTTTTTTTTGAACTTCGACTGTCCCAACCAGAAAGGTAATCTTAGTAGTTAGAGAGG
The sequence above is drawn from the bacterium genome and encodes:
- a CDS encoding peptidylprolyl isomerase → MLRLLRKKTKVVLWIVIVAFVGTIFLVWGMKTYQSSSEPMIASINDTEISPAEFNSLYQQYLDIYQNLYKVSLNKDMLLKLEKTIVENIIHNHILLNEAHQQGIKVSDQEIIDQIKKSFVDKEGKFDVNFYNNYIKNAPAAWWHSQELRIKNSLTIQKLEELIKEQVKVSPKELFDFYQKEYVRASLYHILIDPKKCLTEEMINTYYTKNKHKFTKPLQIRASHILIKLSPKASKIENQKAKEKITKILEMIKKGEDFSKLAKEYSACPSKDKGGDLGYFSRETMVPEFEEVAFALKLNQVSDIVKTKFGYHIIKLTEKKEKEYKSLSEAREEIIKLLSKEADKIANKKALSIWQELQNKKVNFKDIARRYSHAPSQKEGGYLGIIPKNLASANFEPNKMVKLKEEIIQGWEIDPAFMKVAFTLKEDSISKTVKSSLGYHIIKLERLILPSQEDFKKEKENIKSRFLTEKKDTLFDGWYQEVKSRYKVVVNSKFKR
- a CDS encoding FecR family protein, which produces MRKKLLPLLIWTMISYFLSFPLSYSQETTSLTTKITFLVGTVEVQKKGETTWKKAKIDLILSKHDKIKTWKDSLVEILLSNFSVVRLGELTTVEISKLQDNLQDNKEKENLLNILFGDIWIKTLKLIDRDARIKIMSPIAVAGIRGTVLSAKVMEDSSTSVNVYQGEVRVNNLPPKKETKIEKKEGLYEIAKTYEETAKPYHEVSCQEWCEIVKEMERITISPDGSYKKSQIDQEAIGLDSWVKWNRERDKSLESLKDDLKDERIKDIKE